The Natronoglycomyces albus genome has a segment encoding these proteins:
- a CDS encoding aminopeptidase P family protein — MSNKKPVSGERSHDPRFPEKFLQFMSTGWGDTSLANLKPVEQAPRHAARRQALSNAFPGETLIIPTGGEKVRANDTFFKFRAGTDFAYFTGDYDPEGVLVLHAVADGHDAVLYRRARKGTDSDEFFRSAKYGELWIGRRHSLSETTTLLGLECRDVEDLQKALSGLRRDQVRLSRGFDATVDSWFAAETVAEGLTRDKEFDRVMSELRLRKDAWELAQLQDAVDATVRGFEDVARILPADRSVPERLLEGVFHQRARVEGNSIGYDSIVGAGPHATTLHWNTNTGHTAPGELILMDMGVENRHLYTADVTRTVPVSGTFTPLQRQVYEIVLASQQAGMDIIKPGVEFQEVHTTCMRVLAEGLSDLGVLPVSVDEAMDKDSMLYRRWTLHGFGHMLGLDVHDCASSSPEKYHKGTLEEDYVLTVEPGLYFQANDELVPEELRGIGVRIEDDVQVTADGHKNLSDGLPREVDEIENWMSDQRDAGMRLPGLSD, encoded by the coding sequence ATGTCTAACAAAAAACCCGTGAGCGGGGAACGAAGCCACGACCCCCGGTTTCCCGAGAAATTTCTCCAGTTCATGTCAACTGGATGGGGCGACACCTCCCTGGCGAACCTGAAGCCGGTTGAGCAGGCTCCACGCCATGCGGCGCGCCGCCAGGCACTGTCGAACGCCTTCCCCGGCGAGACGCTCATTATCCCCACTGGTGGGGAAAAGGTGCGTGCGAACGACACCTTCTTTAAGTTCCGCGCGGGTACCGATTTCGCCTACTTCACCGGCGACTACGACCCCGAGGGCGTGCTCGTGCTGCACGCTGTCGCCGATGGCCACGACGCGGTTTTGTATCGGCGGGCTCGCAAGGGCACCGATTCCGATGAGTTCTTCCGTTCGGCGAAGTACGGCGAGCTGTGGATTGGCCGTCGTCACTCGCTGAGCGAAACCACCACGCTGCTGGGCCTCGAGTGCCGGGACGTGGAAGACCTCCAGAAGGCCCTCTCGGGGCTGCGCCGCGATCAGGTGCGCCTATCGCGCGGATTCGACGCGACGGTGGATTCGTGGTTCGCCGCGGAGACTGTCGCAGAGGGCCTAACCCGCGATAAGGAGTTCGACCGCGTCATGAGCGAGCTTCGGCTACGCAAGGACGCCTGGGAGCTAGCCCAGTTGCAAGACGCCGTCGACGCGACCGTACGCGGGTTCGAGGACGTGGCACGCATTCTGCCCGCGGATCGTTCGGTACCGGAGCGACTTCTTGAAGGTGTGTTTCACCAAAGGGCACGAGTGGAGGGCAACTCGATCGGCTACGACTCGATCGTGGGGGCCGGCCCGCACGCGACCACGCTGCACTGGAACACCAACACGGGGCACACCGCGCCCGGTGAGTTGATCCTGATGGACATGGGAGTGGAGAATCGCCACCTCTATACCGCCGATGTGACGCGGACTGTGCCGGTGAGCGGCACGTTCACTCCGTTGCAAAGGCAGGTCTACGAGATCGTCCTGGCCAGTCAACAAGCTGGAATGGACATCATCAAGCCGGGTGTGGAGTTCCAGGAAGTTCACACCACTTGTATGCGAGTCCTGGCTGAAGGGCTGTCTGACCTCGGTGTGCTTCCGGTCAGCGTCGACGAGGCCATGGACAAGGACAGCATGCTCTACCGCCGCTGGACTCTGCACGGATTCGGCCACATGCTGGGTCTCGACGTGCACGACTGTGCCAGCTCCAGCCCGGAGAAGTACCACAAGGGCACTTTGGAGGAAGACTACGTGCTCACCGTCGAGCCGGGGCTGTACTTCCAGGCCAATGACGAGCTCGTACCGGAGGAGCTGCGCGGTATCGGCGTGCGCATCGAGGATGATGTGCAGGTCACGGCCGATGGCCATAAGAACCTGTCGGACGGGTTGCCTCGCGAGGTCGACGAGATCGAGAACTGGATGTCAGATCAGCGCGATGCTGGAATGCGACTTCCAGGACTGAGCGACTAA
- the rpmI gene encoding 50S ribosomal protein L35 has product MPKQKSHSGMKKRIKVTGSGKLMRRQTNKNHLLEHKSSKRTRKLDGRVSVSKADAPTVKKMLGR; this is encoded by the coding sequence ATGCCGAAGCAAAAGAGCCACAGTGGCATGAAGAAGCGGATCAAGGTCACCGGCTCTGGCAAGCTCATGCGCCGCCAGACCAACAAGAACCACTTGCTGGAGCACAAGTCCAGCAAGCGCACCCGCAAGCTTGACGGCCGCGTCAGTGTCTCCAAGGCCGACGCTCCCACCGTGAAGAAGATGCTGGGCCGCTAA
- the pheT gene encoding phenylalanine--tRNA ligase subunit beta, which produces MLVPVTWLAEYVALPADLPTEELDRAFIAAGLEVENVTDLRQNVQGDLVVGRVSSIEELTGFKKPIRYCHVDIGKDEPQKVICGATNFSEGDLVVVVLPGSVLPGGFAIGSRKTYGRMSEGMICSGRELGISEDHDGIIVLPENLQVAPGDDARPAVGLDDVVFELAVTPDMGHCFSMRGIAREVAHQLGVTFTDPASLVAEPEGNDSGYSVRVEDPVGCPRFGLIEVDGVDAYAPSPKWLADRLTQAGMRPIGLAVDVTNYVMLDLGHPLHAFDADKVQGELVVRRATAGEKLTTLDDVERELDAEDIVICDESGPVSLAGTMGGDSTEVSANTTRVLMEGAIWDPIAIARTARRHKLSSEASKRYERGVDPALSAVAIRRALDLLVEYGGGQVRHGVTDIDNRSRREPIPFDVTLPSRVAGIEYSKGTVIGMLVAAGCIVADLGQKVQVTPASWRPDLTDPADLVEEVVRLDGYDKIPSVLPKAYAGRGLTPIQRRRRRIANALANNGFVETFSFPFVSPQRHEDFNLPADDERREALRLLNPLDDSRPQLRTSVLASLVGIAQLNLSRGAKDLALFEEGLVFLPVAGWDKADYVQLPVEHRPSDEQLAEAEARRPQQPRHVAALLCGKVDPSAAGAHGRDFDWSDAIEAAEVIVDACGLELSVRQGERAPWHPGRCAELAVGSVVIGHAGELHPEVCEKLDLPKRTCAVELDVTALPFAGNAAAPVISHYPVARIDVALVVSEDTPAGEVAAALHSGGGQLLENVELFDVYRGEKLGEGRKSLAFKLILRASDRTLTNEEAVEVRDAGVAEAAQRLGATLRDV; this is translated from the coding sequence ATGCTGGTACCAGTCACATGGCTCGCCGAATATGTCGCCCTGCCCGCTGATCTACCGACCGAGGAGTTGGACCGCGCCTTCATCGCCGCCGGGCTCGAAGTCGAAAACGTCACCGACCTGCGCCAGAACGTGCAAGGCGACCTCGTCGTCGGCCGCGTCTCCTCGATCGAGGAACTCACCGGCTTCAAGAAACCGATCCGCTACTGTCACGTCGACATCGGCAAGGACGAACCACAGAAGGTTATCTGCGGGGCGACGAACTTCTCCGAAGGCGACCTCGTGGTAGTGGTGCTGCCGGGCTCGGTCCTGCCTGGCGGCTTCGCCATCGGCTCACGCAAAACCTACGGCCGTATGAGCGAAGGAATGATCTGCTCCGGCCGTGAACTGGGCATCTCGGAGGATCACGATGGCATTATCGTGCTGCCCGAGAACCTACAGGTGGCTCCCGGCGACGACGCTCGACCCGCTGTCGGCCTTGACGACGTCGTATTCGAACTCGCCGTCACTCCCGACATGGGACACTGCTTCTCGATGCGCGGTATCGCCCGCGAAGTCGCGCATCAACTTGGAGTCACGTTCACCGACCCCGCCAGCCTGGTGGCCGAACCCGAAGGCAACGACTCAGGTTACTCGGTACGAGTCGAAGACCCAGTGGGCTGTCCACGCTTCGGCCTGATCGAAGTCGACGGTGTGGACGCCTACGCGCCCAGTCCCAAATGGCTGGCCGACCGGCTCACCCAAGCCGGAATGCGGCCCATTGGGCTTGCGGTTGACGTCACCAACTACGTCATGTTGGACCTGGGCCACCCACTCCACGCATTCGACGCCGACAAGGTGCAAGGGGAGCTCGTTGTTCGCCGTGCCACCGCAGGTGAAAAACTGACGACCCTCGATGACGTCGAACGCGAACTCGACGCTGAAGACATTGTCATCTGTGACGAGTCGGGGCCGGTCTCCCTGGCCGGGACAATGGGCGGCGATTCCACCGAAGTATCCGCCAACACCACGCGTGTGCTCATGGAAGGCGCGATATGGGACCCTATCGCCATCGCCCGAACCGCGCGACGGCATAAACTCTCTAGCGAAGCATCCAAACGCTACGAGCGTGGCGTCGACCCGGCCCTCAGCGCGGTAGCCATCCGCAGGGCCCTGGACCTGTTGGTCGAGTACGGTGGCGGCCAGGTACGCCACGGCGTCACCGACATCGACAATCGTTCCCGTCGCGAACCCATCCCGTTCGATGTGACGCTACCGAGTCGCGTGGCTGGCATCGAGTACAGCAAGGGCACCGTCATCGGCATGCTGGTTGCCGCTGGCTGCATCGTCGCCGACCTTGGCCAGAAGGTTCAGGTCACCCCCGCCTCCTGGCGGCCCGACCTGACTGACCCAGCTGACCTAGTCGAGGAAGTCGTGCGCCTAGACGGGTACGACAAGATTCCGTCGGTCCTGCCCAAGGCCTATGCCGGACGCGGCCTGACGCCGATTCAGCGTCGCCGTCGCCGCATCGCCAACGCACTGGCCAACAACGGATTCGTGGAGACGTTCTCCTTCCCCTTCGTCTCGCCGCAACGGCATGAGGATTTCAATTTGCCCGCCGACGACGAACGTCGCGAGGCTCTCCGGCTGCTCAACCCGCTAGACGACAGTCGCCCGCAACTGCGTACCTCGGTATTGGCCAGTTTGGTGGGGATCGCGCAGTTGAACTTGTCGCGCGGAGCCAAGGATCTGGCGTTGTTCGAGGAGGGTCTCGTCTTCCTGCCAGTGGCGGGATGGGATAAGGCCGACTATGTGCAGTTGCCGGTGGAACACCGCCCCAGCGACGAACAGTTGGCCGAAGCGGAGGCCCGTCGCCCACAGCAGCCACGGCATGTGGCGGCCCTGTTGTGCGGCAAGGTAGACCCGAGTGCGGCCGGGGCCCATGGCCGCGATTTTGACTGGTCGGACGCCATTGAGGCCGCCGAAGTCATCGTCGACGCCTGTGGCCTCGAACTGAGCGTGCGCCAAGGTGAGCGAGCCCCGTGGCATCCGGGCCGGTGTGCGGAGCTGGCTGTTGGCTCGGTGGTCATTGGCCATGCTGGCGAGCTGCACCCTGAAGTGTGCGAAAAACTTGACCTGCCAAAGCGCACCTGTGCGGTTGAACTTGATGTGACGGCCTTGCCCTTCGCGGGCAACGCCGCCGCACCAGTGATCTCGCACTACCCGGTGGCGCGGATCGACGTGGCCCTAGTCGTATCCGAGGACACCCCGGCAGGCGAGGTCGCAGCGGCGCTGCATTCCGGTGGCGGCCAGCTACTGGAGAATGTCGAGCTGTTCGATGTGTACCGGGGCGAAAAACTTGGAGAGGGGCGTAAGTCGCTGGCGTTCAAGCTGATTTTGCGGGCTTCCGACCGAACCCTCACCAATGAGGAAGCCGTCGAAGTGCGTGATGCCGGTGTTGCCGAGGCAGCGCAACGGCTGGGAGCCACGTTGCGCGACGTGTAG
- the pheS gene encoding phenylalanine--tRNA ligase subunit alpha, whose protein sequence is MSDNHEQSAIPEGSALHPDALNQATKAAQEAFATAANLDQLAEAKSAHLGDKAPLSLARREIGSLPGKAKASAGKNVNIARTAVSEAFEERKEVLTAQEAARILREETVDVTARLGGKRAGARHPINAKIDAIADYFLSLGFEVADGPEVDLEWFAFDALNIHPDHPARTMMDTFHIADSNGNAGSGLVMRPHTSTVQIHTMLERKNPPIYTVAPGRVYRTDEVDSTHSPVFHQTEGLVVDEGITIANLRGTLSHWARAMFGEDAEVRFRPSYFPFTEPSMEVDLWFTAHKDGPRWIEWGGCGMVNPRVLAACGIDPEKYSGFAFGMGVDRALMLSHDITDLRDIIDGDIRFPLGLRVEE, encoded by the coding sequence ATGAGTGACAATCACGAACAATCTGCGATCCCCGAGGGTTCAGCCCTCCATCCCGACGCGCTAAATCAGGCCACCAAGGCCGCCCAAGAGGCGTTCGCGACTGCGGCGAACCTTGACCAGCTCGCTGAAGCAAAGTCTGCTCACCTAGGTGACAAAGCTCCACTGTCGCTAGCCCGCCGTGAGATTGGCTCGCTGCCGGGCAAAGCCAAGGCCTCCGCAGGTAAGAACGTCAACATCGCCCGCACCGCCGTATCCGAGGCATTCGAGGAGCGCAAGGAAGTCCTGACCGCCCAAGAGGCTGCTCGCATTCTCCGCGAGGAGACTGTCGATGTCACCGCCCGCCTAGGCGGTAAGCGTGCTGGCGCTCGCCACCCGATCAACGCCAAGATCGACGCCATCGCCGACTACTTCCTCTCCCTGGGCTTCGAAGTCGCGGATGGGCCCGAGGTGGACCTCGAATGGTTCGCGTTTGACGCGCTCAACATTCACCCAGACCATCCGGCCCGCACCATGATGGACACATTCCATATCGCCGATTCCAATGGCAACGCCGGGTCGGGCCTCGTCATGCGCCCACATACCTCAACGGTGCAAATCCACACCATGTTGGAACGCAAGAACCCACCGATTTACACGGTCGCCCCGGGCCGTGTCTACCGGACCGACGAAGTCGACTCGACACATTCGCCGGTGTTCCACCAGACCGAGGGGCTCGTGGTTGACGAGGGCATCACCATCGCCAACCTGCGAGGCACGTTGAGCCACTGGGCCCGTGCCATGTTCGGCGAGGACGCCGAAGTACGTTTCCGCCCCTCGTACTTCCCCTTCACCGAGCCATCAATGGAAGTGGACCTGTGGTTCACAGCCCACAAGGACGGGCCACGATGGATTGAATGGGGCGGCTGCGGCATGGTCAACCCGCGTGTTCTCGCTGCCTGTGGCATCGATCCAGAAAAGTACTCTGGGTTCGCCTTTGGCATGGGGGTCGACCGCGCGCTCATGCTCAGCCACGACATCACCGACCTGAGAGACATTATCGACGGGGACATCCGATTCCCGCTAGGCCTGCGGGTGGAGGAGTAA
- a CDS encoding spermidine synthase, with the protein MNAVEFRADRDRPHLLHLVADQVIQATIDLDDPTYLDAEYMQRMTYLIDAITPTGQPLRTFHLGGGALAMARYIAATRPRSYQQAVEPSQEIIDQLRRYAPLPRGVKVKIRTGDARTQLEAAPENCYELIITDAFNGARVPAHLTTIEFLQQVKRVLSGGGHYTVNLCDGGKLHYLKSCLAGMAEEFDHLTLMAEPAVLRGRRYGNVVVCAAETALPEDDMRRRAAGAPFPCRVVSGSELAKLIGYAKPFTDATAQASPPPPKTWREH; encoded by the coding sequence GTGAATGCCGTAGAGTTCCGCGCCGATCGCGACCGCCCTCATTTGCTGCACCTAGTAGCCGACCAGGTAATCCAGGCCACCATCGACCTGGACGACCCCACTTACCTCGACGCCGAGTACATGCAGCGCATGACCTACCTGATCGACGCGATAACGCCGACTGGTCAACCGCTGCGAACCTTTCACCTAGGCGGTGGAGCCCTTGCCATGGCCCGCTACATCGCGGCCACCCGCCCGCGCTCGTACCAACAGGCAGTTGAACCCAGCCAGGAGATCATCGACCAGCTACGGCGCTACGCTCCCCTGCCACGAGGGGTGAAAGTCAAAATCCGCACCGGTGACGCGCGCACCCAGCTGGAGGCAGCACCGGAGAACTGCTACGAACTGATTATCACCGATGCCTTTAATGGGGCCAGAGTTCCCGCCCACCTGACCACCATCGAATTCCTGCAACAGGTCAAACGAGTGCTCAGCGGTGGAGGCCACTATACGGTCAATCTCTGTGATGGCGGCAAACTCCACTACTTGAAGTCCTGCCTGGCGGGGATGGCTGAGGAATTCGATCACCTCACGCTCATGGCCGAACCTGCCGTGTTGCGGGGACGCCGTTACGGAAACGTGGTCGTTTGTGCCGCAGAGACGGCATTGCCCGAAGACGACATGCGCCGCCGCGCTGCGGGGGCACCATTTCCCTGCCGAGTCGTCAGCGGGTCGGAACTTGCCAAGCTCATTGGATACGCCAAACCGTTCACTGACGCTACCGCGCAGGCATCTCCGCCTCCGCCCAAAACATGGCGCGAGCATTGA
- the infC gene encoding translation initiation factor IF-3, whose protein sequence is MGLSYAGAISHSGSLIVSVTTTQNLLGGLISDLRVNEQIRSREVRLVGPQGEQVGIVTIEKALQLAADVDMDLVEVAPQARPPVCKLMDYGKFKYESAQKARAARRNQQQTVIKEMKLRPKIDTNDYNTKKGHIVRFLKAGDKVKITIMFRGREQSRPELGHRLLSKLAEEIADLGVVESAPKQDGRNMIMVVAPHRPKGDVKGGGRKGAARSDQKEAVE, encoded by the coding sequence ATGGGCCTCAGCTACGCTGGGGCCATTTCTCATTCTGGGTCTCTGATTGTGTCGGTCACCACCACGCAAAATCTCCTAGGAGGCCTCATTAGCGATTTGCGCGTCAACGAACAGATCCGGTCACGAGAAGTACGACTGGTCGGTCCGCAGGGTGAACAAGTAGGTATTGTCACCATCGAGAAAGCCCTGCAGCTGGCAGCCGACGTGGACATGGACCTGGTAGAGGTTGCGCCGCAGGCTCGCCCCCCGGTGTGCAAGCTCATGGACTACGGAAAGTTCAAGTACGAGAGTGCGCAGAAGGCCAGGGCCGCTCGCCGCAACCAGCAGCAGACTGTCATCAAAGAAATGAAGCTGCGGCCCAAGATCGACACGAACGACTACAACACCAAAAAGGGTCACATCGTTCGGTTCTTGAAGGCGGGCGACAAAGTCAAGATCACCATCATGTTCCGCGGTCGTGAGCAGAGCCGCCCCGAACTGGGGCACCGTTTGCTTAGCAAACTGGCTGAGGAAATCGCCGACCTAGGCGTGGTGGAGTCGGCTCCGAAGCAGGACGGCCGCAACATGATCATGGTTGTAGCCCCTCACCGCCCCAAAGGCGATGTGAAGGGTGGCGGACGCAAGGGCGCTGCACGCAGCGACCAAAAGGAAGCCGTCGAATAG
- the rplT gene encoding 50S ribosomal protein L20, translated as MARVKRSVNARKKRRAVLESAKGYRGQRSRLYRKAKEQLLHSYDYSYRDRRARKAEFRRLWISRINAGARANGITYNRFIQGLKAAEVEVDRKILADLAVRDADAFSQLVEVARKALPAEK; from the coding sequence GTGGCACGCGTGAAACGGTCCGTCAACGCTCGTAAGAAGCGTCGCGCCGTACTCGAATCCGCCAAGGGCTACCGTGGTCAGCGTTCGCGCCTCTACCGCAAGGCCAAGGAGCAGCTGCTTCACTCGTACGACTACTCCTACCGCGACCGCCGCGCCCGCAAGGCCGAGTTCCGTCGCCTGTGGATCAGCCGTATCAACGCTGGAGCCCGCGCCAACGGCATCACCTACAACCGGTTTATCCAGGGGTTGAAGGCCGCCGAGGTTGAGGTCGACCGCAAGATCCTGGCCGACCTGGCCGTGCGCGACGCCGACGCCTTCTCGCAGCTGGTGGAAGTGGCCCGCAAGGCCCTCCCGGCCGAGAAGTAG
- a CDS encoding TrmH family RNA methyltransferase, with translation MTATQPGQKLTTRSARVVSARKLNRRRNRDKVRRFLAEGPQSVAEAAIAGAIIDLYYTESAAERFTDIIASAERSGAYTHVVEDEVLEALADTVTPQGLIAECRYLEDHVPADARLVVVCDRIADPGNAGTILRAADAAGADAVVFPEESVDPYNGKCVRASAGSLFHLPVVRGGVTAEHVATMSDLGAQVFAADAGGDADVFELAAAGDLVGPIVWLFGSEPHGLDSELASIAHRKVRVPIWGQAESLNLAVAAGVCLYVTASSQRNAAQE, from the coding sequence GTGACTGCGACACAACCCGGGCAGAAGCTAACCACGCGCTCTGCCCGGGTTGTTTCTGCGCGGAAGCTCAATCGCCGCCGCAACCGTGACAAGGTGCGCCGTTTCCTAGCCGAGGGCCCCCAATCGGTCGCTGAAGCCGCGATCGCCGGTGCCATCATCGACCTGTACTACACCGAATCCGCCGCCGAACGTTTCACCGACATCATCGCCTCTGCCGAGCGTTCTGGGGCATACACCCATGTGGTGGAGGATGAGGTGTTGGAGGCGTTGGCTGACACTGTGACGCCACAGGGCTTGATTGCCGAGTGTAGGTACCTTGAGGACCATGTCCCCGCCGACGCCCGGCTAGTGGTCGTGTGCGATCGCATTGCGGACCCGGGGAACGCTGGCACGATTCTTCGCGCCGCCGACGCGGCCGGGGCCGACGCGGTGGTGTTCCCCGAGGAATCGGTCGATCCCTACAACGGCAAGTGCGTGCGGGCTTCCGCTGGCAGCCTGTTTCACCTGCCCGTTGTGCGGGGCGGAGTCACCGCCGAACACGTGGCGACGATGAGTGACCTCGGTGCTCAGGTCTTCGCCGCTGATGCTGGTGGCGACGCTGATGTTTTCGAGCTGGCTGCCGCGGGCGACTTGGTGGGTCCGATCGTTTGGCTATTTGGCTCCGAGCCGCATGGCCTCGACAGCGAACTGGCCTCGATTGCGCACCGCAAGGTGAGGGTGCCCATTTGGGGACAGGCTGAGAGCCTGAACTTGGCGGTCGCTGCCGGCGTGTGCCTGTACGTGACCGCGTCTTCGCAGCGCAACGCCGCGCAAGAGTGA
- a CDS encoding PH domain-containing protein: protein MEAIKEREAMTESPSVVVRPRKSRIACWVSAVLFAGTFFVLSFFMGTTTAAGGVFHPADQVAMILLGLFGAALFLLFTRPVVRADSHGIWVRNIGSFKYVPWQVVERVSFPRGMSWATLELADDDEMSMMAIQKTDRELAIQAVRDLRALLEGFRTAEGDDQDG from the coding sequence GTGGAAGCAATAAAGGAGCGCGAAGCCATGACCGAATCGCCGTCTGTGGTTGTTCGTCCCCGCAAATCCCGCATCGCCTGCTGGGTGTCCGCCGTTCTTTTTGCCGGGACATTCTTTGTCCTGTCCTTCTTCATGGGCACCACCACTGCTGCCGGAGGAGTGTTCCACCCGGCCGACCAAGTCGCCATGATTCTGCTGGGCCTGTTCGGCGCCGCGCTTTTCCTCCTCTTCACCCGCCCTGTAGTCCGGGCCGACTCCCACGGCATCTGGGTCCGAAACATCGGCTCATTCAAGTACGTGCCCTGGCAAGTCGTCGAGCGCGTCTCCTTCCCACGCGGTATGTCATGGGCCACCCTGGAACTGGCCGACGACGACGAAATGTCGATGATGGCCATTCAAAAGACCGATCGTGAACTCGCCATTCAAGCCGTCCGTGACCTGCGGGCGCTGCTCGAAGGGTTCCGCACCGCTGAGGGCGACGACCAAGACGGTTAA
- a CDS encoding alanine/glycine:cation symporter family protein — translation MEDFLETLGSGNDMYWKYFVIPLLVAVSLYFTLRSLGVQFRLIPHMFRTISETPGQASDGKKGISAFQAFSISAAARVGTGNVVGVSVAISAGGPGAVFWMWVMAIIVAGAAFAESTLGQLYKIREKTSYVGGPAYYMERGLGKRWMGMLFAAILIFTFPFTFMMVQSNTFTGAVNNSLEAAGGTNTNASSVIITLILVTMIAAVIFGGVRRIANVAQTAVPLMAAIYLVIGIAIIAMNIDQIPGVVSNIFGSAFGLREVAGATIGTAIIVGVQRGMFSNEAGMGSVPNAAATASVSHPVKQGLTQSFGVYFDTLLICSITAFIVLVSNPTLGDEEIAGDLVQMAIGESLGAWSIHVLTVVLLFLTFTSCLGNYYYGESNLRFITSNRFAFTAFRSGILVVAFIGGIATLDLVWAFADVTMGVMAAVNLLALIPLSGIVFKLLKDYEEQTKLGIDPVFTRDRIPGLKGVECWEPESERPDASTNESATDSAVKP, via the coding sequence TTGGAAGACTTTCTCGAAACCCTCGGCAGCGGCAACGACATGTACTGGAAGTACTTCGTCATTCCACTGCTTGTCGCCGTCAGTTTGTACTTCACGCTCAGATCATTGGGAGTGCAGTTTCGGTTGATTCCACACATGTTTCGCACCATTAGCGAAACACCGGGCCAAGCCTCCGACGGTAAAAAGGGGATCTCCGCCTTCCAGGCGTTCTCCATCTCGGCCGCCGCCCGTGTCGGCACTGGCAACGTCGTCGGTGTATCGGTAGCCATCAGCGCTGGAGGCCCCGGCGCGGTGTTCTGGATGTGGGTCATGGCGATCATCGTCGCTGGAGCCGCATTCGCCGAATCAACCCTCGGACAGCTGTACAAGATCCGAGAGAAGACCAGTTACGTAGGTGGACCGGCCTATTACATGGAACGTGGGTTGGGCAAGCGCTGGATGGGAATGCTCTTCGCGGCCATCCTCATTTTCACATTCCCGTTCACCTTCATGATGGTGCAATCGAACACCTTCACCGGAGCTGTCAACAACTCCCTTGAGGCAGCCGGAGGAACCAACACCAACGCCAGCTCGGTCATCATCACCCTGATCTTGGTGACTATGATCGCCGCCGTCATCTTCGGCGGGGTACGCCGCATCGCCAACGTCGCCCAGACCGCAGTGCCACTCATGGCGGCGATCTACCTGGTCATCGGTATTGCGATCATCGCAATGAACATCGACCAGATCCCCGGCGTCGTCAGTAACATCTTTGGGTCAGCCTTCGGTCTACGCGAGGTCGCCGGAGCCACCATAGGTACCGCCATCATCGTCGGTGTCCAGCGCGGCATGTTCTCCAACGAGGCGGGTATGGGTTCGGTTCCCAACGCCGCGGCCACCGCCTCGGTGAGCCACCCGGTGAAGCAAGGACTGACGCAAAGCTTCGGCGTGTACTTCGACACCCTACTCATCTGCTCCATCACCGCCTTCATCGTCCTGGTCTCCAACCCCACGCTCGGAGACGAGGAGATCGCTGGCGACCTGGTGCAGATGGCCATCGGTGAGTCCCTGGGCGCCTGGTCAATCCATGTCCTGACCGTCGTGCTGCTGTTCTTGACGTTCACTTCGTGCCTGGGTAACTACTACTACGGTGAATCGAATCTGCGATTCATCACCAGCAACCGATTCGCGTTCACCGCATTCCGCTCGGGCATCTTGGTGGTCGCGTTCATCGGTGGTATCGCCACCCTCGACCTGGTGTGGGCGTTCGCGGACGTCACCATGGGCGTCATGGCAGCCGTGAACCTCTTGGCGCTGATTCCGCTGAGCGGAATTGTCTTCAAGCTGCTGAAAGACTACGAGGAGCAGACAAAACTCGGAATCGACCCCGTGTTCACACGCGACCGCATCCCTGGCCTCAAGGGCGTGGAATGTTGGGAGCCCGAAAGTGAACGTCCCGACGCATCGACAAACGAGTCGGCCACCGATTCTGCCGTGAAGCCATAG